The sequence below is a genomic window from Actinomycetota bacterium.
GACGTCTTGGACAAGGTGCCGGACGACGTCCGGCCCCTCCTCAAGCCCCGGCTGGAGGCGGTGCGGGATGCCCCCTCATACGAGGCCGGGAAGATGATGGCCCAGGCCACGGTCGAGAGGTTCTCCCGTGCCTGCCCCTCCGCCATGAAGAGCTCCTCCGAGGACCTGGAGGCCTCCCTTGCCCACTTAAAGCTCCCCTCCGTGCACCGCAAGCATATCCGCACCACCAATCTCTTGGAGCGCAGCTTTTTGGAGGAACGCAGGCGGGCCAAGGTCATCCCGCGCTTCCGGGGGATGAGGGAATGTCTGAAGCTGGTCTTTTCGGTGCTCTGGCGGGCGTCCGAGCGCTGGCAGAGGGCACGCTTTACGGATATCGAGCGCAGGCACCTCGATAGGCATATCGAGATGAAGAGGAAGGAAGGGGAGCAAGGAGGGAGGGCCGAGGGCGCCGATCTCGCCGGCTTAGCCTGAGCCGCCGGCGAGCAAGCACCAACAACAAGAACTTAGGCAACGTCGTCAACAGGGCCGAGTTCCCGAGAGGGCTCAGGAGCGGTCGGGTCTGCTCCGCCAATGGTTTCGCATGGGATGAAATGTCGGCCTAGCACCGTGATATTTACAGAAGATCGCCCTTGAGAGGGTTTAACATATGATGGCAAGGCAGATAACCGATACGGTACGTGCCGGATTGCGTTTACAGACGTTCTGGAATTGACCTGTCTCCAGAATGGTAATATATAGATATTAAAGGTACATATATAGGAGGGGGCGTGTGAATAATACGACTAATCCATTTGACCAGTCTAGCTTAGACAAGATATTCAAATTCGATTCAAAACAGAAGAGCCGAATTATTTCTAGGGAGAGCACAAGCTTGGAATTTAAGTCTTCTTTTAACCTTGGCTCCCTAGCCAAATATGCAAAGGACTTTGCGGCGTTTTCAAATGCACGAGGCGGATACATTATCTTTGGTGTAAAAGATAGTCCGCATATTTTAATAGGACTCAATGGTAACAAATTTGATAAGCTTGACC
It includes:
- a CDS encoding transposase, producing MDKVPDDVRPLLKPRLEAVRDAPSYEAGKMMAQATVERFSRACPSAMKSSSEDLEASLAHLKLPSVHRKHIRTTNLLERSFLEERRRAKVIPRFRGMRECLKLVFSVLWRASERWQRARFTDIERRHLDRHIEMKRKEGEQGGRAEGADLAGLA